In Lentilactobacillus sp. SPB1-3, the sequence ACGCTGCCACTCATCATGATTGTACATTTTTAGTCGATACCTACGACACCCTTAAAAGTGGAGTCCCATCAGCCATTAAAGTTGCGGATGAAATGGGCAATAAGATCAACTTTTTAGGGGTTAGAATTGATTCTGGTGATATGGCCTATATTTCTAAGAGAGTTCGGGAGTTACTAGATCAAGCTGGTTATCCAGATGCTAAAATTTATGCATCTAATGACTTAGATGAAAATACGATCGCTAGTTTAAAGATGCAACATGCCCGCATTGATGTTTGGGGTGTTGGTACTAAAGTCATTACATCATTTGATCAACCAGCATTAGGTGCTGTTTACAAGATGGTCAGTTGTGAGGATGAAAATGGTAACATGGTGGATACCATTAAGATATCTAGTAATGCCGAAAAAGTATCGACTCCTGGTAAAAAACAGGTTTGGCGAATTACCGATAAAGAAGATGGCAAATCAGAAGGTGACTACATTGCACTTGCTGAAGAGGATCCTCGTAAAGAAGATTCGATTTATATGTTCCATCCTCAATACACTTATATTAATAAAACAGTGGCTAACTTTGATGCCAGACCATTGCTACAAGATATCTTCGTAGATGGAAAATTAATTTATAAGCAACCAAATCTACAAGATATTCAAAAATATGCTAAGCAAGCGTTGGCTTCATTGTGGCCAGAGTACAAACGAGAACTCAACCCTGAAGATTATCCGGTCGATTTATCGCAAAAATGTTGGGATAATAAAAACAAAATTATTGAACAAGTGCACAGTTATGTTCAAAAAATTAAGTATGGTTCGGAGAATGACTAATGAGAGAAAAACAAGCTCAAATTATTGATGACTTGAAGGTTAGATCAGAAATCGATCCTCAAGAAGAAATCAGAAGAAGCATTGACTTTATGAAGGATTATTTAAAGCAATATTCTTTTTTAAAGGGATTAGTTTTAGGAATTTCAGGTGGTCAAGATTCTACTTTAGCCGGTAAATTAGCGCAAATGGCTATCACGGAACTGCGGGATGAAACCGGAGACAACAGTTATCAATTTACTGCAGTAAGACTTCCCTATGGGATTCAGTCTGATGAATCAGATGCTTTAGCAGCAATTGATTTTATGCAGGCGGACAGTGTTGCCCGAGTGGACATTAAACCTGCTGTAGATGAAGCGGTCAAATCTGTGGAAAGTAATTCAATTACGATTTCTGATTTTAATAAGGGAAATATTAAGGCCCGTCAAAGAATGATTGCTCAGTATGCGATTGGTTCTGCAAAAAGTGCAGCCGTGGTTGGCACGGATCATGCTGCTGAAGCTGTGACCGGATTTTACACGAAATTTGGTGATGGTGCCGCAGATATTACTCCGCTTTGGCGATTAGATAAACGACAAGGCAGAAAGTTATTAGAAACCCTTAACGCTCCGGTTAAACTTTATGAAAAGACACCAACTGCCGATCTTGAAGATGATCGACCTGCACTTCCTGATGAAGTGGCACTTGGAGTTTCTTACAAAGATATTGATGATTATTTAGAGGGCCATGAAATTGACAGTGCTGCAGCTGAGGTAATCGAGGGCTGGTATGATAAGACAGCACATAAGCGTCACACGCCAATTAATGTTTATGATAATTTTTGGAAATAGAATAGTGACAAACACATGCACTTATGGTTATAATAAGTGAAAAGAGGGAGTAACCAGCGATCTAATCGTGACTATCTCGTCAACGTGAAATCCATTGGATTTCCGGGATAGCTTAAATGGTGAGACTTATGAAATCCAGGCTATGGATTTTGTAAGTCTCTTTTTCTTTATAAGGAGGAAAACGATGGCTGATACAAAGAAGACCATCTACCAATTATCGGTAGATGAAGTTTTATCAAAGGTAAGTGCTACTAAAGACGGTTTAAGTTCTGAACAAGTTTCTGGCCGCCGAGAAGAATTCGGTCCCAACCAATTGGTGGCACAAAAAAGAACATCAATATTACAAAAGTTCATCGCGCAATTTAAGGACCTCATGATCATTATCTTGATTATTGCGGCAATTGTTGCTGGTCTTGCGGGCGAACACGTTGATGCAATTATTATCATTGCGGTGGTAATTTTGAATTCAGTGTTTGGAGTTTTCCAAGAATCGAAGGCTGAAAATGCGATTGATTCTTTGAAAGAAATGTCAGCACCAATGGCAACTGTTTTACGGGGTGGTCAAACTCAATCTGTAAAAAGTGAAGATCTTGTGCCCGGAGATATTGTGTTATTAGAGGCAGGGGATGTTGTCCCGGCAGATTTAAGATTGCTGGAAGCTAACTCATTGAAGATCGAGGAAGCTGCCTTGACAGGTGAATCTGTTCCTGTTGATAAGGATGTCGCTACGATCGAAGATTCTGATTTACCATTAGGTGATCGCAATAACCTAGCATTTATGAACAGTAACGTTACCACTGGTCGAGGATTAGGGGTGGTTGTTTATACGGGTATGAACACCGAAGTGGGTAAGATTGCCCATATGTTAAATACCGCAGATGAACAAACTACACCACTTCAAGAGAACCTAACTCAATTAGGTAAGATGCTGACATGGTTGATTTTAATCATTGCAGTAATTACTTTTGTGGTTGGTTTGCTCAGAGGTACTGAAACTGTTATTAACATGTTACTAACTGCCATTTCTTTAGCGGTTGCTGCCATTCCAGAAGGATTACCGGCAATCGTTACAGTAACTTTGGCACTAGGTACTCAACAAATGGCTCGGCATAATGCGTTGATTCGCAAACTTCCAGCAGTTGAAACACTAGGAAGTACTGATATTATCTGTTCTGATAAAACTGGTACTTTAACACAAAATAAAATGACCGTTGAAAAAGTATTTTTAAATGGTCAATTAACTGACGCTAACCAAGTTTCTGTTGATTTGAGTGATCAATTGGCTCAAATTATGGTTTTAAATAATGACACTAAGTTCCAACCTGATGGACTAGTGGGTGACCCCACTGAAACGGCCTTGATTCAGTATTACTTGAATAATAAGTTGCCAGTTTCTGAATTTATCAGCGAGCATGTCCGTTTAGCTGAAATACCGTTTGATTCTGAAAGAAAGCTGATGTCGACATTTAACCAGTATCCAGATGGTACGATTCAGATGAATATGAAGGGCGCACCCGATCAATTATTAAAACGGGTAACTAGAATCATTGATAATAATCAGGTAAGATCAATTACTTCAGATGATATTCAAAAAATTCAAGATACCAATCACAGTCTTGCTACTTCAGCATTGAGAGTGTTGGCTTTTGCTTACAAACCAGTGACTGAAGTGCCAACTGAATTAACTTCAGAAGCGCAAGAAAATGACATGATTTTTGTTGGGTTGATTGGAATGATCGATCCGGAACGACCTGAAGTATATCAAGCCGTTGCTGAAGCTAAGGCTGCTGGAATCAAATCGATTATGATTACTGGTGATCATCAAGATACCGCTAAGGCGATTTCCAGCCGGCTTGGGATTATTGACGATATCAATGATAGTCGTGCTGTTATGAGTGGTTCTGAATTAGAAGAATTATCTGATGACGAGTTTGATCGCCGAGTAGAAGATGTTTCCGTTTATGCCAGAGTTGCTCCCGAACATAAAGTTAGAATCGTCAAAGCTTGGCAGAAAAAGGGGAAAGTAGTTGCCATGACTGGAGACGGAGTTAATGACGCTCCTGCTCTAAAGACTGCCGATATTGGGGTCGGAATGGGTATTACTGGAACCGAAGTTTCTAAAGAAGCATCTGATATGGTACTAGCAGATGATAACTTTGCTACGATTGTGACAGCGATTAAAGCTGGTAGAAAAGTGTTCGCAAATATCCAAAAAGCTCTTCAATATTTACTATCTGCTAACCTTGGAGAAGTATTGACACTATTCATTATGACTTTGATGGGCTGGCAAATTTTAGCTCCAGTACAAATCCTATGGATCAACTTAGTAACTGATACCTTCCCAGCTATTGCTTTAGGGGTTGAACCTGCAGAACCAGGCATTATGAATCGTAAGCCTCGTGGTCGAACATCTAACTTCTTCTCTGGTGGGATTATGACCAATATTTTGTATCAGGGGCTCTTTGAAGGATTGATTACTCTAGGAGTTTATGCATTTGCGATTGCTAATCCGGTACACAGTACCGACGCACTGATTCATGCTGATGCATTAACAATGGCATACGCCACATTGGGATTGATTCAGTTGTTCCACGCATTTAACTCAAAGACGATTCATCAATCGATATTTAAAGTGGGACTTTTTAAGAATAAATTCTTCAACTGGGCAATGTTAGCTTCAACTATTTTATTAGTTGCAACCATAGTTGTTCCTGGGTTTAACCAGATGTTTCATGTTACGCAATTGAATTCTTCACAATGGATGGTAGTACTTTTTGGTGGAATTTTAATTGTTATTATCACAGAAGTAGTAAAATGGATTCAGAGACATGTACTCAATGAAGATTAATTAAGGTGGTAATTAGATTGAAACAAAGAGATGTTCAGACATACGCAAAGGTTATTTCAGATATCATCGATTTTACTGGTCAAAACGGTGAGGATTTAAACGCTGATTTCGAGACTTTAAGAAAAGCAGTTGATGATGATTCAGTAGCAAGTATTGGTGAAGAAGAATTAACACGCATCAAAAATCATTTCCAATCAGGAACTGATAAGTACCAAGATGGCGTTAATAAATTGGAAAATGCTCCAGTGCCTGTTAAATTATTGGGTCGTCATAAAACAATGGTCAATGCATACAAAGAATATGCAGATGCGTGCCAACAAATGACTGACAGCATCGATTTGGATAATCAACAAATTAACCAAGACCAATTTAATCAATCAGAAAAAGATCAAGAAGACTTTATTGATAAGTTCTCTAAAGCAGCTAATCGTGTAATGGGAAGCATTATGTAATTCGATTACTAGATTTGAAACCAATAGCGTGTGGCCAAGATGGTTGCACGCTATTGGTTTTTATGCATTTTATGGCCAAGCTTGTTAAATGAAAAAGGCGTTAATCCAGATCATAATGATATAATCGTAGTGAAAAGAATTTTGAGGTGAAAATTTTGACTAAATTAAGTGAGCAAGTCGTTGCCAAACTATCTGGTATTTCCAAATCACAAGTTGACGCAACTCTAAAAATGCTGTCTGAAGGGGATACAGTTCCTTTTATTGCCCGTTATCGTAAGGAGCGGACACATAATTTGGATGAGGTTCAAATTAGAGACATTCAAGATATGGCTAAGAAAATTGAAACCCTAGAAAAACGTAAGACAGATGTCATCAAAAAGATCGCGGAACAAGATCAATTAACGCCCAAACTAGAAGCTAAAATCAATCAATCTGAAACGGTTCAACAAATCGATGATTTGTATTTACCTTTCAAACAAAAGCGTCGGACCAAGGCCACGATTGCCAAAGAACGTGGCTTAATGCCATTGGCTGAGGCCACCCTTAAATTTGACGAGAATATTCAAACTAAAATCGCCGGCGCCATTAATCCTGATAATGAATTACTAACCAGTGATGATGTCGAGGCAGGAATTCACGAAATTTTGGCTGAACAAATTGGAGAACATTCTGAATTCAGATCTTGGATAAGAACTCAAACTATGAAGTCGGGTGTGTTGACTTCCAAGGTAAAAAACAAGGTCAAGGATAGTGAAGATGCGCAGACCTATCAACAGTATTTTGATTTTGAAGAATCTGTTAAAACAGTCCCTGAATTCCGTATCCTTGCAATCAACCGCGGTGAGCGAGAAGGCATTCTAACTGTCAAAATTGCAGTGAATGAACTGGAAATTTTTAATTATTTAAAATTTAAATTGATAGGTAATCATTCAGGACCTAGTGCTCAGATCATTGAAGATGCCGCCCAGGATGCATATAAGCGATTTATTGGTCCGGCCATTGAGCGAGAAATCAGAGCAGATTTAACCGAAAAGGCTGATCAGCATGCAATCGATGTCTTCGGTAAGAATCTTTATAATTTATTAATGCAGGCCCCATTAAAGGGTAGAATCGTGATGGGATTTGATCCCGCATACAGAACTGGATGTAAACTAGCAGTGGTTGATGGCAATGGTAAATTTCTTGGTAAGACAGTTATTTATCCACATAAACCAGCTTCAGAAAGCAAACGAAAAGCTGCTAAACAGGAATTCATTGATTTTATTAACCAATTCAAAGTAGAAATGATTGCTATTGGTAATGGAACGGCAAGTCGAGAGTCTGAACAATTTGTTGCTGACGCAATTAAAGAAATAAAACATCCAATTTTTTACGTAATTGTTAATGAGGCTGGGGCGTCAGTATATTCTGCTAGTGATGTTGCTAGACGTGAATTCCCAGACTTTAGTGTTGAACAGCGTTCAGCGGTTAGCATTGGTCGAAGAATTCAAGATCCATTAGCAGAACTGGTTAAGATTGATCCACAAGCAATCGGAGTTGGGCAGTATCAACACGATGTGGCGCAAAAACAACTAACTGAGAAGTTGGATCAAGTAGTTGAAACTGCAGTTAACCAAGTTGGTATCAATTTGAATACAGCTAGTCCAGAATTATTAGTTCATATTTCTGGATTATCAAAGACCATCGCAGAAAATATCGTGACATATCGAAATGAAAATGGTGGATTTACCAGCAGAAATCAATTGACTAAAGTTCCAAGATTAGGACCAAAAGCTTATGAGCAGTCGGTCGGATTCTTGCGTATCGTTAATGGTAAAAATCCATTTGATAATACAGATATTCATCCGGAAAGTTATGCTGCGGCTAACAAATTATTAAAACTATACAATTTGGAGAACGTGGAATTAGGATCAGAAACTGTTCGTGAACGATTGGGAAATGTTGATTTAAGCGAGGTAGCTTCACAGCTCGACATCGGTGAGGCAACTTTGCAAGATATTATTAAAGGATTAACTGTACCAGGCAGAGACTTACGAGATGATATGCCGACCCCGTTGTTGAAACAGGATGTACTTAAAATCAGTGATTTGAAGCCAGGGATGAAGCTTCAAGGAACAGTCAGAAACGTAGTGGATTTTGGAGCTTTTGTGGATATCGGAGTTAAGCAAGACGGCTTAGTTCATATTTCTAAACTGAGCGATAAATTCGTTAAGGATCCCAGTACTGTAGTTGCAGTTGGCGACGTTGTAAATGTTTATGTTGAATCAAT encodes:
- the nadE gene encoding ammonia-dependent NAD(+) synthetase: MREKQAQIIDDLKVRSEIDPQEEIRRSIDFMKDYLKQYSFLKGLVLGISGGQDSTLAGKLAQMAITELRDETGDNSYQFTAVRLPYGIQSDESDALAAIDFMQADSVARVDIKPAVDEAVKSVESNSITISDFNKGNIKARQRMIAQYAIGSAKSAAVVGTDHAAEAVTGFYTKFGDGAADITPLWRLDKRQGRKLLETLNAPVKLYEKTPTADLEDDRPALPDEVALGVSYKDIDDYLEGHEIDSAAAEVIEGWYDKTAHKRHTPINVYDNFWK
- a CDS encoding calcium-translocating P-type ATPase, PMCA-type, which encodes MADTKKTIYQLSVDEVLSKVSATKDGLSSEQVSGRREEFGPNQLVAQKRTSILQKFIAQFKDLMIIILIIAAIVAGLAGEHVDAIIIIAVVILNSVFGVFQESKAENAIDSLKEMSAPMATVLRGGQTQSVKSEDLVPGDIVLLEAGDVVPADLRLLEANSLKIEEAALTGESVPVDKDVATIEDSDLPLGDRNNLAFMNSNVTTGRGLGVVVYTGMNTEVGKIAHMLNTADEQTTPLQENLTQLGKMLTWLILIIAVITFVVGLLRGTETVINMLLTAISLAVAAIPEGLPAIVTVTLALGTQQMARHNALIRKLPAVETLGSTDIICSDKTGTLTQNKMTVEKVFLNGQLTDANQVSVDLSDQLAQIMVLNNDTKFQPDGLVGDPTETALIQYYLNNKLPVSEFISEHVRLAEIPFDSERKLMSTFNQYPDGTIQMNMKGAPDQLLKRVTRIIDNNQVRSITSDDIQKIQDTNHSLATSALRVLAFAYKPVTEVPTELTSEAQENDMIFVGLIGMIDPERPEVYQAVAEAKAAGIKSIMITGDHQDTAKAISSRLGIIDDINDSRAVMSGSELEELSDDEFDRRVEDVSVYARVAPEHKVRIVKAWQKKGKVVAMTGDGVNDAPALKTADIGVGMGITGTEVSKEASDMVLADDNFATIVTAIKAGRKVFANIQKALQYLLSANLGEVLTLFIMTLMGWQILAPVQILWINLVTDTFPAIALGVEPAEPGIMNRKPRGRTSNFFSGGIMTNILYQGLFEGLITLGVYAFAIANPVHSTDALIHADALTMAYATLGLIQLFHAFNSKTIHQSIFKVGLFKNKFFNWAMLASTILLVATIVVPGFNQMFHVTQLNSSQWMVVLFGGILIVIITEVVKWIQRHVLNED
- a CDS encoding nicotinate phosphoribosyltransferase, with translation MADETNLTLHTDFYEINMMATYFEKNMENRHAVFEVFFRNLPFGNGYAVFAGLEHIIEYVNNLHFTKDEIDYLREVTDYPESFLEYLQNFKFQGSIKSALEGDLVFNNEPIVQVEGSLAECQLVETAILNMINYQTLIATKASRIRIAAGDDPLMEFGSRRAQEVSAAVWGSRAAIIGGFDSTSNVLAGKKFGIPLSGTHAHSMVEAFGNDYDAFKAYAATHHDCTFLVDTYDTLKSGVPSAIKVADEMGNKINFLGVRIDSGDMAYISKRVRELLDQAGYPDAKIYASNDLDENTIASLKMQHARIDVWGVGTKVITSFDQPALGAVYKMVSCEDENGNMVDTIKISSNAEKVSTPGKKQVWRITDKEDGKSEGDYIALAEEDPRKEDSIYMFHPQYTYINKTVANFDARPLLQDIFVDGKLIYKQPNLQDIQKYAKQALASLWPEYKRELNPEDYPVDLSQKCWDNKNKIIEQVHSYVQKIKYGSEND
- a CDS encoding Tex family protein, which translates into the protein MLTKLSEQVVAKLSGISKSQVDATLKMLSEGDTVPFIARYRKERTHNLDEVQIRDIQDMAKKIETLEKRKTDVIKKIAEQDQLTPKLEAKINQSETVQQIDDLYLPFKQKRRTKATIAKERGLMPLAEATLKFDENIQTKIAGAINPDNELLTSDDVEAGIHEILAEQIGEHSEFRSWIRTQTMKSGVLTSKVKNKVKDSEDAQTYQQYFDFEESVKTVPEFRILAINRGEREGILTVKIAVNELEIFNYLKFKLIGNHSGPSAQIIEDAAQDAYKRFIGPAIEREIRADLTEKADQHAIDVFGKNLYNLLMQAPLKGRIVMGFDPAYRTGCKLAVVDGNGKFLGKTVIYPHKPASESKRKAAKQEFIDFINQFKVEMIAIGNGTASRESEQFVADAIKEIKHPIFYVIVNEAGASVYSASDVARREFPDFSVEQRSAVSIGRRIQDPLAELVKIDPQAIGVGQYQHDVAQKQLTEKLDQVVETAVNQVGINLNTASPELLVHISGLSKTIAENIVTYRNENGGFTSRNQLTKVPRLGPKAYEQSVGFLRIVNGKNPFDNTDIHPESYAAANKLLKLYNLENVELGSETVRERLGNVDLSEVASQLDIGEATLQDIIKGLTVPGRDLRDDMPTPLLKQDVLKISDLKPGMKLQGTVRNVVDFGAFVDIGVKQDGLVHISKLSDKFVKDPSTVVAVGDVVNVYVESIDEQRSRIQLSMIDPNSAEKE